A window of the Pedobacter frigiditerrae genome harbors these coding sequences:
- a CDS encoding carboxypeptidase-like regulatory domain-containing protein has translation MAKGFSLLFILFFCYCSSAFTQSFSITGTVKDKIGALPGAAVYLSGYKIATVTDNEGKFTLGKLAPGNYDILVQMIGFLPYTKNILISNKSENVAIVLQENTTMLKEVIIKPDPNRPYYIALFKDFFIGKTPNSAECTILNTDVLTFDDDKTAGLLTVKANDFLVIENKALGYKIKYLLQDFEYNYKSKIVYFAGLPSFEDLKGSKSKQKNWLKKRAIAYSGSIQHFFKSLYNNTLQAEGFEINKIADIPNTSRKPDSVINANIKRLTSGQAGAINLITFNGTDSLSYWLKQRSQPKTLSALNRKAVDIDTLVKTFNSDLKMMNYKDGLYVIYKNEKEIPSFNFSSLKQARPPELNNYQISVVNLLEPPVRFYANGGVLETRSLIYKGYWAYEKMADIVPMDYIISTKE, from the coding sequence ATGGCTAAAGGATTTTCACTCTTGTTCATTTTATTTTTTTGTTATTGCTCATCTGCATTTACTCAAAGTTTCTCGATTACCGGAACTGTTAAAGATAAAATTGGAGCACTTCCAGGTGCAGCAGTTTATTTGAGTGGTTATAAAATTGCTACTGTAACTGATAATGAAGGTAAGTTTACACTTGGTAAACTTGCCCCTGGCAATTATGACATACTTGTACAAATGATAGGATTTTTACCTTATACTAAAAACATCCTCATTTCAAATAAATCAGAGAATGTGGCTATTGTTTTGCAAGAAAATACAACCATGTTAAAAGAGGTAATCATTAAACCAGATCCCAACAGACCTTATTATATCGCGTTATTTAAAGATTTTTTTATTGGCAAAACACCTAATTCGGCAGAATGTACCATTTTAAATACCGATGTATTGACATTTGATGATGATAAAACAGCTGGATTACTCACCGTAAAAGCAAATGATTTTTTAGTGATAGAGAACAAAGCACTTGGATATAAGATTAAGTATTTGCTACAAGATTTTGAGTATAACTATAAATCTAAAATTGTTTATTTTGCAGGCTTGCCTTCTTTTGAAGATTTAAAGGGAAGTAAATCAAAACAAAAAAATTGGTTGAAGAAAAGAGCCATAGCCTATAGCGGTTCAATCCAACATTTTTTTAAATCTCTTTATAACAATACACTACAGGCCGAAGGTTTTGAAATTAATAAAATAGCAGACATTCCTAATACTAGCCGAAAACCCGATAGTGTAATTAATGCCAATATTAAAAGACTTACATCTGGACAAGCTGGTGCAATAAATTTAATTACCTTCAATGGCACCGATTCATTATCCTATTGGCTTAAACAAAGAAGCCAGCCTAAAACCTTAAGTGCATTAAATAGAAAAGCTGTTGATATAGATACACTGGTAAAAACCTTTAACAGCGACTTAAAAATGATGAATTATAAGGATGGGCTTTATGTAATTTATAAAAATGAAAAAGAAATTCCCTCTTTCAATTTTTCTTCACTTAAGCAAGCTAGGCCACCAGAATTAAATAATTATCAAATCTCTGTTGTTAATTTGCTGGAGCCGCCAGTTAGATTTTATGCCAATGGTGGTGTTTTAGAAACCAGAAGCCTTATATATAAAGGTTACTGGGCTTATGAAAAAATGGCAGATATTGTTCCGATGGATTATATAATAAGCACCAAGGAATAA
- a CDS encoding LytTR family DNA-binding domain-containing protein, which translates to MKDTLTCIIVDDDDLDRMAVEAELSSFTKMKILGSYHNPIEALSIINSHQPDVLFLDIDMPEINGIDFVKSICSLETINVFITSHPEFALQGFQLKVFDFILKPLETERFESCIKRIYDFVKLKGKAEAYDVLFENEKIIFKEGHHVVNLNANEVIYLEAYGDYTKIVTEKKAHLTLATLSSFLESLPAGKFMRIHRSYVVAINKVQSLGNKCIYINDNIIPVGKTYFKETKKIFN; encoded by the coding sequence ATGAAAGACACGCTCACTTGCATCATTGTTGATGACGACGATTTGGATAGGATGGCTGTTGAAGCTGAACTATCTTCCTTTACAAAAATGAAAATTTTAGGGAGTTATCATAATCCAATTGAAGCCTTAAGTATCATCAATTCTCATCAACCAGATGTTTTATTTTTAGATATTGATATGCCAGAAATCAATGGCATCGACTTTGTAAAATCTATTTGTAGTTTAGAAACAATAAATGTCTTTATCACCTCGCACCCAGAGTTTGCCTTACAAGGATTTCAATTAAAAGTATTTGATTTTATTTTAAAACCATTAGAAACAGAAAGGTTTGAAAGCTGCATAAAAAGAATTTACGATTTTGTTAAGCTTAAAGGCAAAGCCGAAGCTTATGATGTTCTTTTTGAAAATGAAAAAATCATTTTTAAAGAAGGACATCACGTGGTTAATTTAAATGCCAATGAAGTAATTTATTTAGAGGCTTATGGCGATTATACAAAAATTGTTACCGAAAAGAAAGCTCATCTTACATTGGCTACACTTTCAAGTTTCTTAGAATCATTACCTGCCGGAAAATTTATGCGCATTCATAGAAGTTATGTTGTGGCAATTAATAAAGTGCAAAGTTTAGGTAATAAATGTATCTATATAAATGATAATATTATTCCCGTTGGAAAAACATACTTTAAGGAAACTAAGAAAATTTTTAATTGA